In Phragmites australis chromosome 16, lpPhrAust1.1, whole genome shotgun sequence, one DNA window encodes the following:
- the LOC133896205 gene encoding uncharacterized protein LOC133896205, producing MEDEAVDPHPSEVLLDPSVVRLIDEVAEEIERGGAPPLSVTVAKILDGIPACGSTEEWEVARQRAFTAEILRYRAEVEAPAAATVRDRKASRPSAVEKVVVAFSGNDDAAFYREVLEGIEPVLEVADPPGVTSLALRLSWAPGFPLRSRYPSGAVIWSSHHNILVLFVTTYASGLCWPGFYLVYDSWASSVAVIPPLPSWSAYMFSHCSIGTGSAVLRHEAPSNYVLADLLLRQEHGCATNKADLFLWWSSGDCAGRWMQKQVELPLPSEPEKHTSKRTYNFTADAVFAGGWSRLCWVDLLQGVLVCDDVLAACPRFRFIALPEGCFIKHVLRGQPREYRSACCVERPGERVLKFVTMDGHGQDSPISDVTLTTWSLSLDGCRPEWVKGSSVSLGELLTDPTYKDVLGLQPLIPVLSMVQDDVVYLSFAPRRESIHADDRESVDADDRESIDADDLESVDADDIVDVPARGFCMVRLSLDLQRRRVLSAHKLPPESRVIPNPDIFTSDFNTYFNKTSQWCEAQQKLGEDASHSSGEKLPRISDAALMSARPCFSPNTWPRSLGSSYRMGLSELLDGVFCD from the exons ATGGAGGACGAGGCAGTCGATCCACATCCAAGTGAAGTGCTGCTAGATCCCTCCGTGGTGCGACTCATAGATGAGGTAGCTGAGGAAATCGAAAGAGGAGGAGCGCCGCCGCTGTCCGTCACCGTGGCCAAAATTCTCGATGGCATCCCGGCGTGCGGCAGCACAGAAGAGTGGGAGGTCGCCAGGCAAAGAGCGTTCACAGCAGAGATTTTGCGCTATCGGGCAGAGGTcgaggcgccggcggcggcaacCGTTCGCGACCGCAAAGCCTCCCGCCCCAGCGCAGTGGAGAAGGTCGTGGTGGCCTTCAGCGGCAACGACGACGCTGCCTTCTACCGTGAGGTACTGGAAGGCATCGAACCTGTTCTTGAGGTCGCCGACCCCCCAGGAGTGACCTCCCTGGCCCTTCGCCTGTCTTGGGCACCAGGCTTCCCCTTGCGCAGCAGGTACCCCTCCGGCGCCGTTATCTGGAGCTCTCACCACAACATACTCGTCCTCTTCGTCACCACATACGCTTCCGGTCTCTGTTGGCCAGGGTTTTACCTGGTCTACGATTCCTGGGCCAGTTCGGTCGCCGTGATCCCGCCGCTGCCATCCTGGTCCGCCTACATGTTCTCGCACTGCAGCATTGGGACCGGGTCCGCCGTCCTGCGCCACGAGGCGCCCAGCAACTATGTGCTCGCCGACCTTCTCCTCCGTCAAGAACACGGTTGCGCCACAAACAAGGCCGATCTGTTTCTGTGGTGGTCGTCCGGCGACTGCGCCGGCCGGTGGATGCAGAAACaggtggagctccccctcccctctgaGCCTGAGAAACACACGTCGAAGCGCACCTACAACTTCACCGCCGACGCGGTGTTCGCGGGCGGATGGAGTCGCCTCTGCTGGGTCGATCTTCTCCAGGGTGTCCTGGTCTGCGACGACGTGTTGGCTGCGTGTCCTCGGTTCCGCTTCATCGCGTTGCCCGAGGGGTGTTTCATCAAGCATGTCCTCCGGGGGCAACCGCGGGAGTACCGGTCCGCGTGCTGCGTCGAGCGTCCTGGTGAAAGGGTCCTCAAGTTTGTCACCATGGACGGCCATGGCCAAGACAGCCCCATCAGCGATGTGACCCTCACCACGTGGAGCCTGTCCCTCGACGGCTGCCGACCGGAGTGGGTGAAAGGCTCATCGGTCAGCCTCGGTGAGCTCTTGACCGACCCAACCTACAAGGATGTCCTGGGTCTGCAGCCGCTCATACCTGTCCTTAGCATGGTTCAAGATGATGTTGTCTACCTCTCCTTTGCTCCCCGCCGTGAGTCCATCCATGCTGACGACCGTGAGTCCGTCGATGCTGACGACCGTGAGTCCATCGATGCTGATGACCTTGAGTCCGTCGATGCTGATGACATTGTGGATGTTCCAGCCAGAGGTTTCTGTATGGTTAGGCTTAGCCTCGACCTGCAGCGTCGGAGGGTGTTGTCTGCCCACAAGTTACCTCCTGAAAGCAGAGTTATTCCCAACCCTGATATCTTCACGAGTGACTTCAACACCTACTTCAACAAG ACAAGTCAGTGGTGTGAAGCGCAGCAGAAGCTTGGTGAAGATGCAAGCCATTCGAGTGGTGAGAAGCTTCCCCGTATCAGCGATGCCGCGCTGATGTCCGCCCGACCTTGTTTCAGCCCCAACACTTGGCCTCGCTCGTTAGGTAGCAGCTATAGGATGGGATTGTCTGAGCTTCTGGATGGTGTTTTCTGTGACTGA
- the LOC133895720 gene encoding uncharacterized protein LOC133895720 produces the protein MEDEAVDPHPSEVLLDPSVVRLIDEVAEEIERGGAPPLSVTVAKILDGIPACGSTEEWEVARLRAFTAEILRYRAEVEAPAAATVRDRKASRPSAVEKVVVAFSGNDDAAFYREVLEGIEPVLEVADPPGVTSLALRLSWVPGFPLRSSYPSCAVIWSSHHNILVLFVATYDSCLCYPGFYLVYDSWASSVAVIPPLPSRSAYMFSHCSIGTGSAVLRHEAPSNYVLADLLLRQEHGCATNKADLFLWWSSGDCAGRWMQKQVELPLPSEPEKHTSKRTYNFTADAVFAGGWSRLCWVDLLQGVLVCDDVLAACPRFRFIALPEGCFIKHVLRGQPREYRSACCVERPGERVLKFVTMDGHGQDSPISDVTLTTWSLSLDGCRPEWVKGSSVSLGELLTDPTYKDVLGLQPLIPVLSMVQDDVVYLSFAPRRESIHADDRESVDADDLESIDADDLESVDADDIVDVPARGFCMVRLSLDLQRRRVLSAHKLPPGSRVIPDPDIFTSDFNTYFNKTSQWCEAQQKLGEDASHSSGEKLPRISDAALMSARPCFRPNTWPRSLGSSYRMGLAELLDGVFCD, from the exons ATGGAGGACGAGGCAGTCGATCCACATCCAAGTGAAGTGCTGCTAGATCCCTCCGTGGTGCGACTCATAGATGAGGTAGCTGAGGAAATCGAAAGAGGAGGAGCGCCGCCGCTGTCCGTCACCGTGGCCAAAATTCTCGATGGCATCCCGGCGTGCGGCAGCACAGAAGAGTGGGAGGTCGCCAGGCTAAGAGCGTTCACAGCAGAGATTTTGCGCTATCGGGCAGAGGTcgaggcgccggcggcggcaacCGTTCGCGACCGCAAAGCCTCCCGCCCCAGCGCAGTGGAGAAGGTCGTGGTGGCCTTCAGCGGCAACGACGACGCTGCCTTCTACCGTGAGGTACTGGAAGGCATCGAACCTGTTCTTGAGGTCGCCGACCCCCCAGGAGTGACCTCCCTAGCCCTTCGCCTGTCTTGGGTACCAGGCTTCCCCTTGCGCAGCAGTTACCCCTCCTGCGCCGTCATCTGGAGCTCACACCACAACATACTCGTTCTCTTCGTCGCCACATACGATTCCTGTCTCTGCTATCCAGGGTTTTACCTGGTCTACGATTCCTGGGCCAGCTCGGTCGCCGTGATCCCGCCGCTGCCATCCCGGTCCGCCTACATGTTCTCGCACTGCAGCATTGGGACCGGGTCCGCCGTCCTGCGCCACGAGGCGCCCAGCAACTATGTGCTCGCCGACCTTCTCCTCCGTCAAGAACACGGTTGCGCCACAAACAAGGCCGATCTGTTTCTGTGGTGGTCGTCCGGCGACTGCGCCGGCCGGTGGATGCAGAAACaggtggagctccccctcccctctgaGCCTGAGAAACACACGTCGAAGCGCACCTACAACTTCACCGCCGACGCGGTGTTCGCGGGCGGATGGAGTCGCCTCTGCTGGGTCGATCTTCTCCAGGGTGTCCTGGTCTGCGACGACGTGTTGGCTGCGTGTCCTCGGTTCCGCTTCATCGCGTTGCCCGAGGGGTGTTTCATCAAGCATGTCCTCCGGGGGCAACCGCGGGAGTACCGGTCCGCGTGCTGCGTCGAGCGTCCTGGTGAAAGGGTCCTCAAGTTTGTCACCATGGACGGCCATGGCCAAGACAGCCCCATCAGCGATGTGACCCTCACCACGTGGAGCCTGTCCCTCGACGGCTGCCGACCGGAGTGGGTGAAAGGCTCATCGGTCAGCCTCGGTGAGCTCTTGACCGACCCAACCTACAAGGATGTCCTGGGTCTGCAGCCGCTCATACCTGTCCTTAGCATGGTTCAAGATGATGTTGTCTACCTCTCCTTTGCTCCCCGCCGTGAGTCCATCCATGCTGACGACCGTGAGTCCGTCGATGCTGACGATCTTGAGTCGATCGATGCTGACGACCTTGAGTCCGTCGATGCTGATGACATTGTGGATGTTCCAGCCAGAGGTTTTTGTATGGTTAGGCTTAGCCTCGACCTGCAGCGTCGGAGGGTGTTGTCTGCCCACAAGTTACCTCCTGGAAGCAGAGTTATTCCCGACCCTGATATCTTCACGAGTGACTTCAACACCTACTTCAACAAG ACAAGTCAGTGGTGTGAAGCGCAGCAGAAGCTTGGTGAAGATGCAAGCCATTCAAGTGGTGAGAAGCTTCCCCGTATCAGCGATGCCGCGCTGATGTCCGCCCGACCTTGTTTCAGGCCCAACACTTGGCCTCGCTCATTAGGTAGCAGCTATAGGATGGGATTGGCTGAGCTTTTGGATGGTGTTTTCTGTGACTGA
- the LOC133895277 gene encoding plant UBX domain-containing protein 8-like, whose amino-acid sequence MVRPPQEAIDTFVSITGAAEAGAVRVLEEHGGDLNEAVNAYFNEGDRTTINQNPVPASHDDTMELDEPLDPMFDRPLFPRSLGNPFALLDPNFANRAAAGIFGLGPQVTHPREVRQIPIEVKDNNTQTGSSGQGPFIEDVTGHESLYGPEVHGTVIVDEDDEDLPSAPSAHDPNIPSNASRPNLSVPSAPPLVDVNDYNSDIEEEMIRAAIEASKREAEGMTNGLNSGEGENASRGRGNDELAWAVSLSLETTERESALRHDGMLVPDHSPDLSDKEDIEGASGSVERQGSTTGKVGTSERTVDEDNFQEDIEDAEEQPLVRHRSRRLRYVNTEPAEEVERSDSPPPSPQPHNAQTDRQNNGGFPSEEWGGISSEEHDEAVMLEAAMFGGIPEGAAYPFSFPTHGSSTHYPRVAHPPSPTLTAQRLLREQQDDEYLAALQADQEKELKAVQEAELRRLEEAAAREAALARQKEEEGEKLRKQLEEEELESELAAKQASLPKEPLPNDDGAVTVVVRMPDGRRQGRRFLKSDKLQSLFDFIDISRTFKPRTYRLVRSYPRRAFTDGESQMSLSDLGLTGKQEALFLEQISG is encoded by the exons ATGGTGCGGCCTCCGCAGGAGGCGATCGACACCTTCGTCAGCATCACCGGCGCCGCCGAGGCCGGCGCCGTCCGCGTGCTCGAG GAACATGGTGGTGACCTAAATGAAGCTGTCAATGCTTATTTTAATGAGGGAGATAGGACCAC AATAAATCAGAATCCTGTACCTGCCAGTCACGATGATACGATGGAGCTGGATGAACCACTTGATCCCATGTTTGACAGACCTTTATTCCCTAGAAGTTTGGGCAACCCTTTTGCACTTTTGGATCCAAATTTTGCCAACAGAGCTGCTGCTGGTATATTTGGACTGGGACCTCAGGTCACACATCCTAGGGAGGTGAGGCAGATACCTATTGAAGTTAAGGATAACAATACTCAAACAGGCAGTTCTGGTCAGGGTCCTTTTATTGAGGATGTTACTGGACATGAATCTTTGTATGGTCCAGAGGTCCATGGGACTGTTatagttgatgaagatgatgaagacttGCCATCAGCCCCATCTGCTCATGATCCTAATATCCCAAGCAACGCTTCACGCCCGAACCTTTCTGTGCCAAGTGCTCCTCCATTGGTTGATGTTAATGACTACAACAGTGATATAGAAGAGGAGATGATCCGTGCAGCAATTGAAGCTTCAAAAAGAGAGGCTGAAGGAATGACAAAT GGTCTTAATAGTGGTGAAGGTGAAAATGCATCGCGTGGCAGAGGCAACGATGAGCTTGCTTGGGCAGTTTCTTTGTCCTTGGAG ACAACGGAGCGAGAGAGTGCTCTGCGCCATGACGGGATGCTTGTACCGGATCATTCTCCTGATTTATCTGATAAGGAAGACATTGAAGGAGCAAGTGGATCGGTTGAAAG GCAAGGATCAACCACAGGGAAAGTTGGAACTTCTGAGCGAACAGTAGATGAAGATAACTTCCAAGAGGATATTGAAGATGCTGAGGAGCAACCTTTAGTTAGGCATCGTTCTAGGCGTCTTCGATACGTAAATACTGAGCCGGCGGAAGAAGTGGAAAGGTCTGACAGTCCTCCCCCAAGTCCTCAGCCTCATAACGCTCAAACTGATCGCCAGAATAATGGAGGTTTCCCTTCAGAAGAG TGGGGTGGCATTTCTTCTGAAGAGCATGACGAAGCTGTTATGCTTGAGGCTGCAATGTTCGGTGGGATTCCTGAAGGAGCAGCATATCCATTTTCCTTCCCAACTCATGGAAGCTCAACTCACTATCCCCGAGTAGCACATCCTCCATCACCAACATTAACTGCACAGCGGTTGTTAAGGGAGCAGCAG GATGATGAGTATCTTGCAGCGCTCCAAGCTGATCAAGAAAAAGAGTTGAAGGCTGTGCAGGAGGCTGAGCTCCGCAGACTAGAAGAAGCTGCTGCAAGAGAAGCTGCTCTTGCACGTcaaaaggaagaagagggggagaagCTAAGAAAACAGCTTGAGGAAGAG GAGTTAGAGTCTGAGCTCGCAGCCAAACAAGCATCACTACCTAAGGAGCCATTACCAAATGATGATGGGGCCGTCACAGTGGTAGTTCGCATGCCTGATGGTAGACGCCAGGGGCGGCGCTTTCTCAAATCTGACAAGCTCCAG TCTCTTTTTGATTTCATAGACATCAGCAGGACGTTCAAACCAAGAACTTATAGACTG GTGAGGTCTTATCCCAGGCGTGCATTCACCGACGGTGAGAGTCAAATGTCTTTAAGTGATCTCGGCCTCACTGGCAAGCAAGAAGCTCTGTTCCTAGAACAAATTTCAGGATAG
- the LOC133895278 gene encoding heat stress transcription factor B-2b-like, with protein MAAEQAATGGEPPPVPPTPAEGAAAGQRSMPTPFLRKTYQLVDDPAVDDVISWNDDGSAFVVWRPAEFARDLLPKYFKHNNFSSFVRQLNTYGFRKIVPDRWEFANDCFRRGEKRLLRDIHRRKVTPAAEATGMVTVAAATGIPMALPVGSPVYSGDEQVLSSSSSPDPTSLQPQAPSGSGPGVVASLASGDVGEENARLRRENARLARELGRMKKLCDNILLLMSKYASTQHLDAATQQIEAFKAEAGNRSDESAEAAPPPPPSVLELMPSCPGAPAAVGPEPGAENEYEKTCARLFGVSIGRKRMREDDGDAGGGEHNVSRAAEVKPEPVDAQPDHHKDQTTESQVWPIYRPRPVYHPLRACNGSDRTGGDHDGSNSR; from the exons ATGGCCGCCGAGCAGGCCGCCACGGGGGGTGAGCCGCCTCCCGTGCCGCCCACGCCCGCGGAGGGGGCAGCGGCGGGGCAGAGGTCGATGCCCACCCCGTTCCTGAGAAAGACGTACCAGCTGGTGGACGACCCCGCGGTGGACGACGTCATCTCGTGGAACGACGACGGATCCGCCTTCGTCGTGTGGCGCCCGGCGGAGTTCGCGCGCGACCTCCTGCCCAAGTACTTCAAGCACAACAACTTCTCCAGCTTCGTGCGCCAGCTCAACACCTAC GGGTTCAGGAAGATTGTGCCGGACAGGTGGGAGTTCGCCAACGACTGCTTCCGGCGAGGGGAGAAGCGGCTGCTCCGCGACATACACCGCCGGAAGGTGACTCCGGCTGCGGAGGCGACGGGGATGGtcacggtggcggcggcgacggggatCCCGATGGCGCTGCCGGTGGGATCGCCAGTTTACTCCGGCGACGAGCAGGTGCTGTCGTCGAGCTCGTCACCTGACCCCACGTCGCTGCAGCCGCAGGCGCCATCCGGCTCGGGCCCCGGCGTAGTGGCCTCACTGGCCTCCGGCGACGTCGGCGAGGAGAACGCGCGGCTGCGGCGTGAGAACGCGCGGCTAGCGCGCGAGCTCGGCCGGATGAAGAAGCTCTGCGACaacatcctcctcctcatgtcCAAGTACGCCTCCACCCAGCATCTAGACGCCGCCACCCAACAGATCGAGGCCTTCAAAGCGGAGGCCGGGAACCGCTCCGACGAGTCTGCGGAGGCCgctccgcctccaccgccttcgGTCCTCGAGCTCATGCCGTCGTGCCCGGGCGCCCCAGCGGCCGTCGGGCCCGAGCCGGGAGCAGAGAACGAGTATGAGAAGACGTGCGCGCGGCTATTCGGCGTCTCCATCGGGCGGAAGCGAATGCGAGAAGACGACGGCgatgccggcggcggcgagcacaACGTGAGCAGAGCGGCGGAGGTGAAGCCGGAGCCGGTGGACGCGCAGCCCGACCACCACAAGGATCAAACGACGGAGTCGCAGGTGTGGCCCATTTACCGGCCCAGGCCCGTCTACCACCCTCTCCGGGCCTGCAACGGGTCGGACCGCACCGGCGGCGACCATGACGGGTCCAACTCCAGATGA
- the LOC133894948 gene encoding protein LEAD-SENSITIVE 1-like translates to MGLLSHRVERSEIKPGDHIYTWRASYAYSHHGIYVGGSKVVHFTRKKEAGTAGLDSAIAASSLLSRGSDECPTFPDCGFQLPDSGVILTCLDCFLRGGALHRFEYGAPAAVFLAKLRGGTCTTARPDPPGDAVHRAMHLLQNGFGDYDVFENNCEDFALYCKTGLLPAGDDEPGPGGIGRSGQAASAVGVPLAALFSTPFKLLAAGPLGMAAVTAGMYCAGRYITDIGVRKDVVKVEVENLSEHLGFRRATAEESAKKLPEKAKRLLPLKRKRER, encoded by the exons ATGGGGCTGCTGTCTCACCGGGTGGAGCGGTCGGAGATCAAGCCCGGCGACCACATCTacacctggcgcgccagctacGCCTACTCCCACCACG GAATTTACGTTGGCGGGAGCAAGGTGGTGCATTTCACGCGGAAGAAAGAGGCAGGAACCGCCGGTCTGGACTCGGCCATCGCCGCGTCCAGTCTCCTCTCGCGGGGCTCAGATGAGTGCCCGACCTTCCCGGACTGTGGCTTCCAGCTCCCCGACAGCGGCGTCATCCTCACCTGCCTCGACTGCTTCCTCCGCGGCGGCGCCCTCCACCGCTTCGAGTACGGCGCCCCCGCGGCGGTGTTCCTCGCCAAGCTCCGCGGGGGCACCTGCACCACCGCGCGCCCCGACCCGCCGGGCGACGCGGTGCACCGCGCGATGCACCTGCTCCAGAACGGGTTCGGGGACTACGACGTGTTCGAGAACAACTGCGAGGACTTCGCGCTCTACTGCAAGAccggcctcctccccgccggcgacgacgagccGGGCCCGGGAGGCATCGGGAGGAGCGGGCAGGCGGCCTCCGCCGTCGGGGTGCCGCTGGCGGCGCTCTTCTCCACGCCGTTCAAGCTGCTGGCCGCTGGCCCGCTCGGCATGGCCGCTGTCACGGCCGGGATGTACTGCGCCGGCAGGTACATCACCGACATTGGAGTGCGGAAGGACGTGGTGAAGGTGGAAGTGGAGAACCTGTCGGAGCATCTCGGTTTTCGCCGCGCCACGGCTGAAGAATCGGCGAAGAAACTGCCTGAGAAGGCGAAGCGTCTGCTTCCTCTCAAGAGAAAACGTGAGAGGTGA
- the LOC133895445 gene encoding RNA-binding protein 1-like: MAAENYWRYADARQQQQAMVAAAAAAAGMGPSQTVNTAQTVAAAAGMAQQAAAMAQQAAAPSLKRARPDFGDVSTGQDMTGYYPRETDRAGYHSLRENEAIGASYDRYLRNGMPTVGANDTSRAVVGGMAGAMSGGMAGYPVDDRRMMGVVGMDSRGMGYGARPEPPLPPDASSTLYIEGLPADCTRREVSHIFRPFVGFREVRLVNKESRHPGGDPHVLCFVDFDNPAQATIGLEALQGYKFDEHERDSAHLRLQFSRFPGPRSAGGPRGRR, from the exons ATGGCCGCGGAGAACTACTGGAGGTACGCCGAcgcgcggcagcagcagcaggccatggtggcggcggcggcggccgcggccgggaTGGGCCCCTCGCAGACGGTCAACACGGCCCAAACAgttgcggcggcggcaggcATGGCGCAACAGGCAGCAGCCATGGCGCAGCAGGCCGCTGCGCCGTCGCTTAAGCGCGCGCGCCCCGACTTCGGAG ATGTGTCCACAGGACAAGACATGACAGGATATTACCCTCGTGAGACTGATAGGGCAGGTTACCATTCACTGAGAGAGAACGAAGCAATTGGAGCATCTTATGACCGCTACTTGCGCAATGGG ATGCCCACTGTTGGGGCCAATGACACTAGTAGGGCAGTTGTTGGCGGGATGGCAGGTGCAATGAGTGGTGGGATGGCAGGCTATCCTGTTGATGATCGTCGAATGATGGGTGTAGTCGGTATGGACAGCAGAGGGATGGGCTATGGTGCCAGACCTGAGCCTCCCCTCCCACCAGATGCATCAAGCACTTTGTACATTGAAGGCTTACCTGCAGACTGCACACGGCGGGAGGTTTCAC ATATATTTCGCCCATTTGTAGGTTTCCGTGAAGTGCGGCTTGTTAACAAGGAGTCCAGACAC CCTGGTGGAGACCCCCATGTCTTGTGTTTCGTTGATTTTGACAACCCTGCCCAAGCTACTATTGGTCTTGAAGCCTTGCAAG GTTATAAGTTTGACGAACACGAGCGCGACTCAGCCCATTTGCGGCTGCAATTCTCACGCTTTCCTGGTCCGAGGTCAGCTGGCGGGCCTCGTGGTAGGCGTTAA